A region from the Veillonellaceae bacterium genome encodes:
- a CDS encoding F0F1 ATP synthase subunit alpha produces the protein MKMRPEEITAIIKQQIERYQVDLNVDDVGTVIEVGDGIVRIHGLQKAMAGELLEFPHNIYGMVLNLEEDNVGGVLLGGETLIKEGDTVRRTGRIMEVPVGEAMIGRVVNALGQPIDGKGPINATEFFPVERQAPGIADRQSVKEPLQTGLKPIDAMVPIGRGQRELIIGDRGTGKTAIAIDTIINQKGKGVICIYVAIGQKASTVARVVKTLEDSGAMEYTIVVVASASDSAPLQYLAPYSGVAMGEYFMQKGGHVLCVYDDLSKHAMAYRAMSLLLRRPPGREAYPGDVFYLHSRLLERAAKLSDELGGGSITALPVIETLAGDVSAYIPTNVISITDGQIFLESELFYAGVRPAINAGLSVSRVGGAAQIKAMKQVSGRLRLDLAQYRELAAFAQFGSDLDKATKALLDRGQRTVEILKQSQYSPMSVEEQVMSIYTAVQGYLDDIPTHDITKFEHEFLKFMRSNYAEIGKSIIEKKVLDSETEAALKKAIKEFKDTFLTYEEHQGAAR, from the coding sequence ATGAAAATGAGGCCAGAAGAAATAACGGCTATTATCAAACAGCAAATAGAACGCTACCAAGTCGATCTTAATGTCGACGATGTTGGTACCGTTATCGAGGTGGGCGACGGTATTGTCCGTATTCATGGTCTGCAGAAGGCTATGGCGGGTGAGCTTTTAGAATTTCCCCACAATATTTATGGCATGGTGCTGAATTTAGAGGAAGATAATGTCGGCGGCGTGCTTCTAGGCGGTGAAACGCTGATAAAAGAGGGCGACACTGTCCGCCGAACCGGGCGTATTATGGAAGTTCCGGTTGGCGAAGCCATGATAGGTCGTGTTGTCAACGCGCTTGGACAGCCTATTGACGGCAAAGGGCCAATCAACGCTACTGAATTTTTCCCGGTTGAGCGCCAGGCTCCTGGTATTGCCGACCGTCAGTCTGTTAAAGAGCCGCTTCAAACAGGTCTGAAGCCTATCGATGCGATGGTGCCGATTGGACGCGGCCAGCGTGAACTTATAATCGGTGACCGTGGTACCGGTAAGACGGCCATCGCAATTGATACTATAATAAATCAGAAGGGCAAAGGCGTTATCTGCATCTATGTAGCTATCGGCCAAAAGGCTTCAACGGTCGCGCGGGTTGTTAAGACGCTTGAGGATAGCGGCGCCATGGAATATACCATTGTTGTTGTCGCCTCGGCCTCTGACAGTGCTCCGCTTCAGTACTTAGCGCCATACTCCGGGGTTGCAATGGGCGAGTACTTTATGCAAAAAGGCGGTCACGTGCTGTGTGTATATGATGATCTTTCGAAGCATGCCATGGCGTACCGCGCTATGTCGCTGCTGCTTCGTCGGCCGCCGGGCCGTGAGGCTTATCCCGGCGACGTCTTTTACCTACACTCCCGCCTGCTCGAAAGGGCCGCCAAACTTTCGGATGAACTTGGCGGCGGATCGATTACGGCGTTGCCGGTAATCGAAACCTTGGCCGGTGACGTTTCGGCCTATATCCCGACTAATGTTATTTCAATAACCGACGGGCAGATCTTCCTTGAATCCGAGCTCTTTTACGCCGGAGTGCGGCCGGCCATCAATGCTGGTTTGTCGGTATCGCGTGTTGGCGGCGCCGCCCAAATTAAAGCCATGAAACAAGTTTCTGGCCGCCTAAGATTGGATTTAGCCCAATACCGGGAATTAGCAGCATTCGCCCAATTCGGTTCTGACTTGGATAAAGCTACTAAAGCCCTCCTGGATCGTGGTCAGCGGACAGTAGAAATCTTAAAACAATCACAGTATTCACCGATGTCGGTTGAAGAACAGGTTATGTCTATTTATACAGCTGTCCAAGGCTATCTTGATGATATTCCTACTCACGATATTACCAAGTTTGAACATGAGTTCCTGAAATTCATGCGCAGCAATTATGCCGAAATCGGCAAGAGTATTATAGAAAAGAAGGTCCTAGACTCTGAGACCGAGGCTGCTCTCAAAAAGGCCATCAAAGAGTTTAAAGACACTTTCTTGACTTACGAGGAACATCAAGGAGCTGCGAGGTGA
- the atpG gene encoding ATP synthase F1 subunit gamma: MPSTQDIRRRIKSIKNIQQITKAMKMVAAARLRKAQERAIASRPFTEKIRQVMTSVAHNARDAVHPLLTVREVKRTAYVILSSDKGLAGAYSSNVMKEALAHIQSRENTGFITIGRKARDYFKRRNFSIDAEYSGFSEKPSYMNAVEIAQRVADSFITGEYDEVYLVYTQFISPINQKPEVIRLLPIDSGVEDASDKHEYIFEPSAPEVLDVLLPRYLETVLYGALLQAAASELGARMTAMESATDNAEELISKLVLNYNKVRQATITREISEIVGGAEALK; the protein is encoded by the coding sequence ATGCCTAGCACCCAAGATATCCGGCGCCGGATAAAGAGCATTAAGAACATCCAGCAAATAACCAAGGCCATGAAGATGGTAGCTGCTGCCCGGCTGCGCAAGGCGCAGGAGCGAGCCATTGCCAGCCGGCCGTTTACCGAGAAAATCCGCCAGGTAATGACCAGTGTTGCGCATAATGCCCGAGATGCTGTGCATCCGCTGCTCACCGTGCGGGAGGTTAAACGTACGGCCTATGTAATTCTGAGCTCTGATAAAGGCTTGGCCGGCGCTTATTCATCTAATGTTATGAAAGAAGCTCTTGCCCATATACAAAGCCGTGAGAACACCGGATTTATAACGATCGGGCGCAAGGCACGCGACTACTTTAAACGGCGTAATTTTTCAATCGATGCTGAGTACAGTGGCTTTTCCGAGAAACCTTCGTATATGAATGCGGTAGAAATTGCCCAGCGTGTTGCTGATAGCTTTATTACCGGAGAGTATGACGAAGTATATCTGGTTTATACACAGTTTATTTCGCCTATCAACCAGAAGCCCGAAGTTATTAGGCTGCTGCCGATTGACAGCGGCGTCGAAGACGCATCAGACAAGCATGAATACATATTTGAACCGTCAGCGCCTGAAGTGCTGGATGTGCTGTTGCCGCGCTATCTCGAGACAGTGCTTTACGGAGCACTCTTGCAGGCTGCGGCTAGTGAACTCGGCGCCCGGATGACGGCGATGGAATCAGCCACCGACAACGCTGAGGAGCTTATCTCCAAGCTTGTTCTTAATTACAATAAGGTTCGCCAGGCGACGATAACCCGCGAGATTTCCGAGATTGTGGGCGGCGCCGAAGCGCTGAAATAG
- a CDS encoding F0F1 ATP synthase subunit delta: MLNDQLAIKYAQALYELAGEKEALPQAEQQLTELEQVLATNAELATFLYHPQVEAQAKKEVLAAVFDGELAEFVHNFLLLVIDKRRETILPAIFREFKRILNEARNIIEAEVTTAFPLSDAEHNSLAQKLGTVTGKTVILNTKIDSSILGGVIVKIGDKLIDGSVARQLKTLKTALINAPGA; this comes from the coding sequence ATGCTAAATGATCAACTGGCAATAAAATATGCCCAAGCATTGTACGAGCTGGCTGGGGAAAAAGAGGCGCTGCCACAGGCTGAACAGCAGCTGACAGAACTTGAACAAGTCCTTGCTACTAATGCTGAGTTGGCAACTTTTTTATACCACCCGCAGGTTGAAGCTCAAGCTAAAAAAGAAGTGCTTGCAGCAGTTTTCGACGGCGAGCTTGCCGAGTTTGTACATAATTTTTTACTGCTCGTCATTGATAAGCGGCGTGAAACGATTTTGCCGGCTATTTTTCGTGAGTTCAAAAGAATTCTTAATGAAGCCCGCAATATTATTGAGGCTGAAGTTACTACCGCTTTTCCTTTAAGCGACGCCGAGCATAACAGCTTGGCCCAAAAACTAGGTACAGTAACCGGCAAGACGGTTATCCTTAATACCAAAATTGATTCCAGTATCTTAGGTGGAGTAATCGTCAAAATTGGCGATAAGCTCATTGACGGCAGTGTGGCCCGTCAGCTTAAGACACTAAAAACAGCTTTGATAAACGCTCCCGGAGCTTAA
- the upp gene encoding uracil phosphoribosyltransferase yields MNAKIIDHPLIQHKLSLIRDIKTGPKEFRELLEEVAMLMAYEITRDLPLEETEITTPVATCKCKMLAGKKVGVVPILRAGLGMVGGVLKLIPAAKVGHVGLYRDPETLKPVEYYCKLPTDVQERDFIVIDPMLATGGSASTTIAMLKRKGAKHIKLMCLVAAPEGVKLVNNDHPDVEIYVAAVDECLNDHGYIVPGLGDAGDRIYGTK; encoded by the coding sequence ATGAATGCAAAAATTATTGACCACCCGTTGATACAGCATAAATTATCACTCATTCGCGACATAAAAACCGGCCCCAAGGAGTTTCGCGAGCTTCTTGAAGAGGTTGCCATGCTAATGGCCTACGAAATTACTCGGGACCTTCCCCTCGAAGAAACTGAAATAACTACCCCGGTAGCTACCTGCAAGTGCAAAATGCTGGCTGGCAAAAAAGTTGGGGTTGTGCCTATCCTCCGGGCCGGGCTCGGCATGGTAGGCGGTGTCCTAAAACTGATTCCGGCTGCCAAGGTCGGCCATGTCGGCCTATATCGCGACCCGGAAACCTTAAAACCAGTAGAGTACTACTGCAAACTGCCGACCGATGTTCAAGAGCGTGACTTCATTGTTATCGACCCGATGCTTGCTACCGGTGGCTCGGCTTCGACAACTATCGCGATGCTGAAACGGAAAGGCGCTAAACATATAAAACTGATGTGCCTTGTAGCTGCTCCGGAAGGAGTTAAGTTGGTTAACAATGACCACCCCGATGTTGAAATATATGTTGCAGCTGTTGACGAGTGTCTCAACGATCACGGCTATATTGTTCCCGGCCTGGGTGATGCCGGTGACAGGATATACGGTACCAAGTAA
- a CDS encoding nucleotide pyrophosphohydrolase gives MISAICLPKLNNLTPTLPSTLLKAVEEAGELARAVLKFLPYQNKTAEADELLADVAGELLDVAQTCVTMIFVMEDSYGIKADDLIGVHLAKLDAKGYCFDHQRAYRISTTGNYKYLELPRLAIADVNLLTTVCKIQEELGELTQFLGKKAGASGERREIDDDKVYTGCALELLDVAQCCFTMMYILAESYNVDIDKLIRLHIAKLKRKGYCA, from the coding sequence ATGATCTCGGCTATTTGTTTGCCTAAGTTAAATAATTTAACGCCGACGCTGCCGTCGACTTTGCTCAAGGCTGTGGAGGAAGCGGGGGAACTGGCGCGGGCGGTACTGAAGTTTTTGCCCTACCAGAACAAAACGGCCGAAGCCGATGAACTGCTGGCCGATGTTGCCGGCGAGCTATTGGATGTTGCTCAGACTTGTGTCACGATGATTTTTGTGATGGAGGACTCCTACGGCATTAAGGCGGATGATCTTATCGGTGTCCACCTAGCCAAGCTTGACGCCAAAGGCTATTGTTTTGACCATCAGAGGGCTTATCGTATTTCAACGACCGGAAATTATAAATACCTTGAATTGCCGAGGCTGGCGATTGCAGATGTTAATCTGCTGACAACCGTTTGCAAGATTCAGGAGGAGTTGGGTGAACTGACTCAGTTTCTTGGCAAAAAGGCTGGAGCCTCAGGGGAACGGCGCGAAATAGATGACGACAAGGTGTATACCGGATGCGCTCTGGAACTTTTAGACGTGGCTCAGTGCTGCTTTACCATGATGTATATTCTGGCAGAAAGTTATAATGTGGATATAGATAAGCTCATTCGTCTGCATATAGCTAAGCTCAAACGCAAAGGTTATTGCGCTTAG
- a CDS encoding AtpZ/AtpI family protein, with product MNKGDAGQMLKAFSYVGAIGLTMAATIAVGLFGGRWLDSYLETTPYATVVGIILGMLAGLWSAYKRIMKHKE from the coding sequence ATGAACAAGGGTGATGCTGGTCAAATGCTAAAGGCGTTTAGTTATGTAGGGGCCATTGGCCTCACTATGGCTGCTACAATTGCAGTCGGTCTGTTTGGCGGACGATGGCTGGACAGTTATTTAGAAACAACGCCGTATGCCACTGTCGTAGGTATTATTCTTGGAATGCTGGCCGGCTTATGGTCGGCATATAAGCGAATTATGAAACATAAAGAGTAG
- the atpF gene encoding F0F1 ATP synthase subunit B — protein sequence MIELNATLIAQIINFLLLVAILTKLAYKPLMKALEERKNRIEASIDQADRAQKEAEELKRQYQEQLAKARAEAQNIVEKATRLAEQTKDEILTAARAEHAKLLKEAQDEISRERERALSELRGEVVALSMAAATKIIEKNLDAETNSKLVTDFINKLDDKKIGGLPC from the coding sequence TTGATTGAATTAAATGCGACGCTTATAGCGCAGATTATAAATTTTCTTCTTTTAGTGGCAATTTTGACAAAATTAGCTTATAAGCCGCTTATGAAGGCGCTTGAGGAGCGCAAAAATCGAATTGAGGCCAGTATTGACCAAGCTGACCGCGCCCAGAAAGAAGCCGAAGAACTTAAACGTCAATATCAGGAGCAGCTCGCTAAAGCCCGAGCTGAAGCCCAGAATATTGTAGAAAAGGCTACACGTCTGGCTGAACAAACTAAAGATGAAATACTTACTGCTGCTAGGGCTGAACATGCCAAGCTTCTCAAAGAAGCCCAAGATGAAATTAGCCGCGAACGGGAGCGGGCGCTGAGTGAACTTCGAGGCGAGGTCGTAGCGCTGTCGATGGCAGCAGCTACCAAGATTATTGAAAAAAACCTTGATGCTGAAACAAACAGCAAGCTGGTTACTGACTTCATTAATAAGCTTGATGACAAAAAAATAGGTGGATTGCCATGCTAA
- the atpE gene encoding F0F1 ATP synthase subunit C, translated as MENAIMVAGAFIGAGLAIGLGAVGAGIGNGAVTAKAVEGIARQPEARGTILVNMLISVGLIEAVPIIAAVIAIVLLYANPLL; from the coding sequence GTGGAAAACGCTATCATGGTTGCAGGTGCATTTATCGGAGCAGGCTTGGCTATTGGGTTGGGCGCTGTTGGTGCCGGTATTGGTAACGGCGCTGTAACCGCTAAAGCAGTAGAAGGCATTGCCAGACAGCCTGAAGCAAGAGGTACTATCTTGGTAAATATGCTTATTTCAGTTGGCTTGATTGAGGCCGTGCCAATTATCGCTGCAGTTATTGCGATCGTACTGTTGTACGCTAACCCGCTGCTGTAG
- the wecB gene encoding UDP-N-acetylglucosamine 2-epimerase (non-hydrolyzing) → MLPIKVMTVFGTRPEAIKMAPVVLELAKHPEYIKPIVAVTAQHREMLDQVLNLFKISPDHDLDIMAQGQTLFDITCRAMQGLNRAMAEEKPDLVLVHGDTTTTFAGALAAFYHQITVGHVEAGLRTGNKYSPFPEEMNRKLTGSVTDLHFAPTQTARNNLLAERVNDESVFVTGNTVIDALLATVDADYRFTDELLAKIDYGKRIILVTTHRRENLGEPMRHVYQALRQLVTEYEDVEIVFPVHRNPKVREVVNSELGGLDRVHLIDPLDYQPFANLLARSYLVLTDSGGIQEEAPSLGKPVLVLRDTTERPEAIDAGTVKLIGTDKDRVYSETKLLLDSPAEYHRMANAYNPYGDGQSSRRIVEVILWKYGFRSQKPDNFNCEF, encoded by the coding sequence ATGCTGCCGATTAAAGTAATGACAGTCTTTGGAACTAGGCCTGAAGCAATTAAAATGGCCCCCGTTGTTCTGGAACTTGCTAAACACCCCGAATACATAAAGCCAATCGTGGCAGTTACCGCTCAGCATCGGGAAATGCTTGACCAAGTGCTCAATCTGTTTAAAATATCGCCTGACCATGATCTTGATATCATGGCGCAGGGCCAGACCTTATTTGATATAACCTGTCGGGCGATGCAGGGGTTGAATCGGGCCATGGCTGAGGAAAAGCCTGATCTTGTATTAGTTCATGGCGATACAACGACAACTTTTGCCGGAGCGCTTGCCGCTTTTTATCATCAGATTACAGTCGGCCATGTTGAAGCCGGACTTAGGACTGGAAATAAGTATTCACCATTCCCGGAGGAAATGAACCGGAAATTAACCGGCTCAGTTACTGATCTTCATTTTGCGCCCACGCAAACAGCCCGCAACAATTTGTTGGCGGAAAGAGTCAATGATGAAAGCGTATTTGTTACCGGGAATACCGTTATTGATGCCCTGTTAGCAACAGTAGACGCTGATTATAGGTTTACCGATGAATTACTGGCGAAAATTGATTATGGTAAACGAATAATACTGGTAACAACTCACCGTCGCGAGAACTTAGGCGAGCCTATGCGCCATGTTTATCAGGCGCTGCGTCAGCTGGTTACCGAGTATGAAGATGTTGAGATTGTTTTCCCGGTGCATCGCAATCCTAAGGTCCGTGAGGTCGTAAATAGTGAACTCGGCGGTCTTGATAGGGTACACTTGATTGACCCGCTCGACTATCAGCCGTTCGCAAATCTGTTAGCCCGTTCCTATCTGGTGCTTACCGACTCGGGCGGAATTCAGGAAGAAGCGCCGTCTCTCGGCAAGCCGGTTCTAGTATTGCGTGATACTACTGAGCGTCCGGAGGCTATTGATGCCGGTACTGTTAAACTCATAGGTACCGATAAAGACCGAGTTTACAGTGAAACCAAGCTGCTGCTTGATAGCCCGGCTGAATACCATCGCATGGCTAACGCCTATAACCCGTACGGTGACGGGCAATCCTCGCGGCGAATTGTGGAGGTTATACTCTGGAAATACGGCTTCCGCTCGCAAAAGCCTGACAACTTTAATTGTGAATTTTAG
- the atpB gene encoding F0F1 ATP synthase subunit A: MDTLMMTWIVMALVILIAVLATRQVALVPGKWQSVMEMAIEWLLEQMNSAMGPNGRKLAPLVITLFLFLLISNWLGLVPGFTSPTADLNTTLGLALMMITLVHVLGVMHKGLKYFKHFFEPYIPFVVINIIEELAKPITLSFRLFGNILAGEVLLIILGILVPYIVPTAWLAFSVFVGVIQAFIFTMLSMSYIGNSIRDEHH; this comes from the coding sequence ATGGATACTTTGATGATGACTTGGATAGTTATGGCACTGGTCATTCTGATCGCAGTACTTGCTACCAGACAGGTGGCTCTGGTGCCGGGAAAATGGCAGAGTGTCATGGAGATGGCCATTGAATGGCTCCTTGAGCAGATGAACTCGGCCATGGGCCCAAACGGCCGCAAATTGGCGCCGCTGGTCATTACGCTATTCTTATTTTTGCTGATATCTAACTGGCTTGGACTGGTACCGGGCTTTACATCACCTACGGCAGACCTAAACACTACACTGGGTTTGGCGCTGATGATGATAACGCTGGTGCATGTTTTAGGAGTTATGCATAAAGGTCTTAAATACTTTAAGCACTTCTTTGAGCCCTATATACCGTTTGTTGTTATAAACATAATTGAAGAGCTGGCTAAGCCAATTACATTGTCTTTCCGTCTATTCGGCAATATTTTGGCTGGCGAAGTGCTGCTAATAATTCTCGGGATACTTGTCCCGTATATTGTACCAACTGCATGGCTGGCATTCAGTGTATTTGTCGGCGTAATTCAAGCCTTCATTTTCACGATGCTTTCTATGTCATATATTGGAAATTCAATCCGCGATGAACACCACTAA
- a CDS encoding cytidine deaminase, with the protein MPRPSWDEYFMDITRVVAERSTCLRRHVGAVIVKDRRLLATGYNGAPQGLAHCEKVGCLREECHIPSGQRHELCRGTHAEQNAIVQAALHGVAIDGSTLYCTHQPCSGCTKMIINAGIKRIVYEIGYPDELAAQLINEAGIESICVAKY; encoded by the coding sequence ATGCCTCGCCCCTCTTGGGATGAATATTTTATGGATATTACGCGCGTTGTTGCTGAACGTTCGACCTGCCTTAGGCGTCATGTCGGGGCCGTTATCGTAAAAGACCGGCGGCTGCTGGCGACCGGTTATAATGGTGCGCCACAGGGGCTTGCGCATTGTGAGAAGGTCGGCTGTCTGCGGGAAGAGTGCCATATCCCGTCCGGTCAGCGTCATGAACTGTGCCGCGGGACTCATGCCGAACAAAACGCTATCGTTCAGGCCGCCCTTCATGGCGTCGCAATCGATGGCAGCACCTTATATTGTACGCACCAGCCCTGCTCAGGTTGCACAAAAATGATAATCAACGCCGGTATAAAGCGGATTGTTTACGAAATTGGCTATCCAGACGAACTAGCCGCTCAGCTTATCAACGAAGCAGGGATCGAAAGCATCTGTGTAGCAAAATATTAA
- a CDS encoding undecaprenyl/decaprenyl-phosphate alpha-N-acetylglucosaminyl 1-phosphate transferase, translating into MQAYFVAFTIALAVAYIATPQVINLATKAGALDAPDARKVHTKPIPRMGGLAIYAGFVLAVLASMHVNREIMGLLAGGTFILIIGIIDDIMQLSAKVKLLGQIAAAAVLVLFDIRIEWLTNPFGEMIYVEYLAIPLTILWVVGLTNTVNLIDGLDGLAAGVSTIASITILLVALQQNFWSVAILSAALAGSALGFLQHNFNPAKIFMGDTGSMFLGYMLAAVSVTGAVKSAATIALIVPIVALGLPIMDTAFAIIRRYMSGKPIFKPDKGHLHHRLLEMGLTQKQAVLLMYVISGCLGMSAIALTEVNRALGALIVIGLVVVAFLGARKIGVLKATNSVESH; encoded by the coding sequence ATGCAGGCATATTTTGTGGCATTTACGATAGCATTAGCGGTAGCTTATATTGCAACGCCGCAAGTGATAAATCTAGCTACTAAGGCCGGCGCCCTTGATGCTCCGGATGCTCGCAAAGTTCACACTAAGCCAATCCCGCGAATGGGCGGTTTAGCTATATACGCTGGTTTTGTACTGGCAGTACTGGCCAGTATGCATGTTAACCGGGAGATAATGGGCCTGCTTGCAGGCGGTACCTTTATTTTGATAATTGGAATTATTGACGATATCATGCAGTTGTCAGCTAAAGTCAAGCTGCTTGGACAGATTGCTGCCGCCGCTGTACTGGTGCTGTTTGATATTCGAATCGAATGGCTTACTAATCCGTTTGGCGAAATGATTTATGTTGAATATCTGGCTATTCCGCTTACGATTTTGTGGGTGGTTGGTCTGACTAATACTGTAAATCTGATTGACGGTCTGGATGGCTTGGCTGCCGGCGTCTCGACAATTGCGTCGATTACAATATTACTGGTTGCATTGCAGCAGAATTTTTGGTCGGTAGCTATTTTAAGCGCGGCACTGGCCGGAAGTGCGCTCGGCTTTTTACAGCATAACTTTAATCCGGCCAAGATCTTTATGGGTGATACCGGAAGCATGTTCCTCGGTTATATGCTGGCTGCAGTATCGGTCACCGGGGCCGTCAAAAGTGCGGCTACTATAGCGCTGATCGTGCCCATTGTGGCCTTAGGGCTGCCGATTATGGACACAGCTTTTGCAATTATCCGCCGTTATATGAGCGGCAAACCGATTTTTAAACCCGATAAAGGTCACCTGCATCATCGGCTGCTTGAAATGGGACTGACTCAGAAACAAGCTGTACTGCTTATGTATGTTATCAGCGGCTGTCTTGGAATGAGTGCTATCGCGTTAACCGAAGTAAACCGTGCTCTTGGCGCGCTTATCGTAATAGGGCTGGTGGTAGTTGCCTTTTTAGGCGCCAGAAAGATTGGTGTGCTTAAGGCTACCAATTCAGTCGAAAGTCATTAA